The proteins below are encoded in one region of Pseudomonadota bacterium:
- a CDS encoding PAS domain S-box protein: protein MDYQKHSQKDLVELVEKLESRVAELHSILDIQRKTESALLASEGRYRELVANNPIDTVFVDFEGKVTGYNLAKEKSGERLPDIGSVMYVDYASKHSISMYDELMDCIRTNTTKEYPELQYKDKYLHIKMSPFSGGAIISSINITNLKITELAELASRKRFKKIVETAVDAILMVNSNAIITEWTHQAEKLSGWKAEEIIGKSVFTIIPDRYRALHVQVFNEVLRGNRTDIFGKRLEATIEHRDGHEVPVEVAVAVTKIGDEVAVFVRDTTERKKLEIELQRAQKLESVGLLAGGIAHDFNNILTAILANVALVKKNINDESLVAMLVDTEKASLQARDLVQQLLAFSKNSAPKNNIVLLDKVIRQATESVFKGAKNICNFDFVEDLWPVKGDDEQYRQVVENLVLNSREAVLDTDGTIMIFGMNKKITSDNTLSLPAGDYVQITFQDEGLGIREENIPKLFDPYFTTKQMGSGLGLAVTYSIIKNYGGVITVDSEYGQGSVFNIYLPRAVV from the coding sequence ATGGATTATCAAAAACATTCCCAAAAAGACCTTGTTGAACTTGTCGAGAAACTTGAAAGCCGGGTCGCGGAACTCCATTCAATCCTGGATATTCAGAGAAAAACGGAGAGTGCTCTGCTTGCAAGTGAAGGTCGCTATCGGGAACTTGTGGCCAACAATCCCATCGATACGGTCTTTGTGGATTTTGAAGGAAAGGTGACCGGCTACAATCTTGCAAAGGAAAAATCCGGTGAAAGGCTTCCTGATATCGGCTCGGTCATGTATGTTGATTATGCCTCTAAACACTCAATATCAATGTATGATGAGCTGATGGATTGTATCAGGACCAATACGACAAAAGAATATCCAGAGCTGCAATATAAAGATAAATATCTTCATATTAAAATGTCGCCGTTTTCAGGGGGCGCCATTATATCCTCCATCAATATCACAAACCTTAAGATAACCGAGCTTGCAGAACTTGCAAGCCGGAAGCGATTCAAGAAAATCGTTGAAACTGCGGTTGACGCAATTTTGATGGTAAACAGTAATGCGATAATTACCGAATGGACCCATCAGGCGGAAAAACTAAGCGGCTGGAAGGCAGAGGAAATTATCGGCAAATCTGTTTTTACAATTATTCCTGACAGGTATCGTGCTCTGCATGTGCAGGTATTCAATGAAGTTCTTCGCGGCAACCGGACGGACATTTTTGGAAAACGCCTTGAAGCGACTATTGAGCATCGTGATGGCCATGAGGTGCCGGTTGAGGTTGCCGTAGCGGTTACCAAAATCGGTGATGAAGTAGCGGTCTTTGTCCGGGATACTACCGAGCGGAAGAAACTTGAAATAGAACTGCAGCGTGCCCAGAAACTTGAATCCGTGGGGCTCCTTGCCGGAGGGATTGCCCATGATTTTAATAATATTCTCACCGCGATTCTTGCAAATGTCGCTCTGGTAAAAAAGAATATCAATGATGAATCCCTTGTTGCCATGCTTGTAGATACGGAAAAAGCTTCTCTACAGGCAAGGGACCTTGTTCAGCAATTGCTGGCTTTTTCAAAAAACAGCGCCCCGAAAAACAATATAGTTCTCTTGGATAAAGTGATTAGACAAGCGACTGAATCGGTGTTTAAGGGGGCGAAAAACATCTGTAATTTTGATTTTGTCGAAGATCTATGGCCTGTGAAGGGAGATGATGAGCAATATCGGCAGGTTGTGGAAAATCTGGTCCTCAATTCCCGGGAAGCGGTGTTGGATACGGATGGAACCATAATGATTTTCGGTATGAATAAGAAAATCACATCCGATAACACCCTGTCTCTGCCTGCAGGGGATTATGTTCAGATCACTTTTCAGGATGAGGGTCTCGGCATCAGAGAAGAAAATATTCCCAAGCTTTTTGATCCGTATTTTACCACCAAACAGATGGGCAGCGGCCTGGGGCTTGCCGTCACTTATTCAATTATCAAGAATTATGGCGGGGTGATAACAGTTGATTCCGAGTACGGGCAAGGTTCGGTATTCAATATTTATCTTCCACGAGCGGTGGTTTAA
- a CDS encoding DUF362 domain-containing protein, whose protein sequence is MDGIREKNSGMVYQVVFSSWSDSLPPLLDASKFPDALADVRKILVKPNLVEALDPPITTPVSLVAAIVSYLKARTPHIEIVIAEGSGAKEYETSHAFDYLGYRQLAEKEGIELLDLNDAELVRLEKPGCRRWPEMYLPKIVFESFLLSVPVLKVHTLADVTLTMKNMMGLAPPSHYQQGGHWKKASFHSRVQDSVLDLNRYRCADFTILDATVGMQEAHLWGPPCDPPHNILAASFDPVAIDAYGAGLLGIKWNTVGHIAGAHRELGLAEPLKIIDAGV, encoded by the coding sequence ATGGATGGGATCAGAGAAAAAAACAGCGGTATGGTTTATCAGGTTGTTTTTTCCAGTTGGTCTGACTCACTGCCGCCTCTGCTGGATGCATCTAAGTTTCCGGATGCACTTGCAGATGTCAGAAAAATTCTTGTCAAGCCTAATCTGGTCGAGGCCCTTGACCCGCCGATAACCACCCCGGTAAGCCTTGTTGCAGCTATAGTGTCCTATCTTAAAGCCCGGACGCCGCATATTGAAATAGTCATTGCCGAGGGTTCGGGCGCCAAAGAGTACGAGACCAGTCATGCCTTTGATTATCTCGGGTATCGGCAACTGGCAGAAAAGGAAGGCATTGAACTCCTGGATTTAAATGATGCAGAGCTTGTTCGTCTGGAGAAACCCGGGTGCCGGCGCTGGCCGGAAATGTATCTGCCGAAAATTGTTTTTGAAAGCTTTCTCCTTTCGGTTCCGGTTCTTAAGGTACATACCCTTGCCGATGTGACCCTTACCATGAAAAACATGATGGGACTCGCTCCGCCTTCCCATTATCAGCAGGGTGGTCATTGGAAGAAAGCATCATTTCATAGCCGGGTGCAGGATTCGGTCCTTGATCTGAATCGATACCGGTGTGCGGATTTTACCATTCTCGATGCCACCGTCGGCATGCAGGAGGCTCATCTCTGGGGTCCGCCCTGCGACCCGCCTCATAATATTCTCGCAGCGTCTTTTGATCCAGTGGCAATTGATGCATATGGCGCTGGGCTACTTGGCATAAAATGGAATACGGTGGGTCATATTGCCGGGGCGCATCGGGAACTTGGCCTGGCGGAGCCCTTAAAAATTATTGATGCCGGAGTTTAG
- the ppsR gene encoding pyruvate, phosphate dikinase/phosphoenolpyruvate synthase regulator codes for MWSSKDIYYISDSTGILATGIGQALICQFPEINFREEKFPFILNKQDAQKTLQYILKESGGTRPLIFSTLMDPEIRNIFDAPEVELFDVFALFLDRLENCLEARALRLPGYSRHIDNLTMAKRVEAIDFCLHHDDGTKIGEFDEADVILLGVSRAGKTPVSVYLATQMGLKAANFPLTPEYLNLYTLPQEMHLNIRRAVGLTTTPELLKNVREKRYPDSNYAKLATCTKEIHQAERIFQQHQIPIISTAGKSIEEIATQVSQELGLSMKQKNLGNI; via the coding sequence ATGTGGAGTTCAAAAGACATTTATTACATATCCGACAGCACCGGCATTCTTGCTACAGGAATTGGCCAGGCACTGATTTGTCAATTCCCGGAAATAAATTTCCGGGAAGAAAAATTTCCTTTTATTCTGAACAAACAGGACGCCCAAAAAACCCTGCAATATATCCTCAAAGAATCCGGCGGCACCCGGCCACTCATCTTCAGTACCTTGATGGACCCGGAAATCAGAAACATCTTTGATGCTCCGGAAGTCGAACTCTTTGACGTCTTTGCACTCTTTCTTGACAGACTGGAAAACTGCCTGGAAGCAAGGGCCCTTCGTCTGCCAGGATATTCAAGGCATATTGATAATCTGACCATGGCAAAAAGGGTTGAGGCAATTGATTTCTGCCTGCATCATGATGACGGGACAAAAATAGGTGAGTTCGACGAGGCGGATGTAATCCTTTTAGGGGTATCCCGGGCGGGAAAGACACCGGTCAGTGTTTATCTGGCCACCCAGATGGGCTTGAAAGCTGCAAATTTCCCTCTGACTCCAGAATATCTCAACCTATATACCTTGCCCCAGGAAATGCACCTCAACATCAGACGCGCCGTCGGCCTGACCACTACTCCGGAATTACTGAAAAACGTCAGGGAAAAACGCTACCCGGACAGCAACTATGCAAAACTTGCAACCTGCACTAAAGAAATCCACCAGGCGGAACGAATTTTCCAACAGCATCAAATACCGATCATCTCCACGGCAGGCAAATCCATTGAAGAAATTGCCACACAGGTTTCACAGGAACTCGGGTTATCAATGAAGCAAAAAAATCTCGGAAATATTTGA
- a CDS encoding 4Fe-4S binding protein has protein sequence MTWWTKALKSLISSEEGERLDIFRVFPGTRRFLAARHHYAYLRTAGDILFILVVVSGLFGPRDPGRNVAVFLTWGLLWPSIVLSWFFLGRMWCGICPFPGLGVFLQRKGWTLNLPVPRFLKKYGVYTSVFLLALIIWTEIVAGLDKSPLETSYLVLSIVAGSAILAVFFPGQAWCRHLCPLGRITGAAATLSITEFRPDHNKCRGCETFACKSGIDGNRGCPVYLGAYNVQNNLHCLVCGHCLPACDRDSPQLLIRNPYSELVRNKGRYITCSYIVPFLIGSQLARFLRSKPIYAQVESLSGFPDALAFSLLLVICFLMVMGIIRIGTHLFGITEDPMFGKFSPLVPIMIPLAFTGELVYRMGYFAHGIGNFIPTIGRQIGLDIFVKLAFVIPDFPVQILSAFFMLNGALAGCYIFWRFCLEDFEGLIPFRNFIGINLLIVLLLLFYLGVIF, from the coding sequence TTGACGTGGTGGACTAAAGCACTTAAAAGCCTGATATCATCGGAGGAAGGCGAGCGACTTGATATATTCAGGGTTTTTCCCGGAACCCGTCGTTTTTTAGCTGCCAGGCATCATTATGCATATTTAAGAACCGCAGGTGATATCCTTTTTATTCTGGTTGTCGTTTCAGGGCTTTTCGGGCCACGTGATCCGGGCCGAAATGTCGCGGTGTTCCTCACCTGGGGACTGCTCTGGCCTTCAATCGTCCTTTCCTGGTTTTTTCTCGGAAGGATGTGGTGTGGTATCTGCCCTTTTCCGGGATTGGGTGTTTTTCTGCAGCGCAAAGGCTGGACCCTGAATCTTCCGGTGCCCAGGTTTCTCAAGAAATATGGCGTTTATACATCCGTTTTTCTGCTTGCCTTGATTATCTGGACTGAGATTGTTGCCGGCCTTGATAAATCTCCCCTAGAAACATCTTATCTTGTTTTGTCAATTGTCGCCGGCTCGGCGATTTTAGCCGTTTTTTTTCCGGGGCAGGCATGGTGCCGTCATCTTTGTCCGCTGGGAAGAATTACCGGAGCTGCTGCAACCCTGTCAATAACCGAATTCCGTCCTGATCATAATAAATGCCGAGGGTGTGAAACATTTGCCTGCAAAAGCGGCATTGATGGTAACCGCGGATGTCCGGTGTATCTCGGTGCATATAATGTACAGAATAATCTGCATTGCCTGGTCTGCGGCCACTGTCTGCCCGCCTGTGATCGGGATTCTCCGCAATTATTAATACGGAATCCCTATTCTGAACTGGTCAGAAATAAAGGCAGATATATCACCTGCTCGTATATCGTTCCTTTTCTTATCGGCTCGCAGCTGGCAAGATTCCTGCGAAGCAAGCCGATTTATGCCCAGGTTGAATCCTTGAGCGGTTTTCCTGATGCCCTTGCATTCAGCTTATTGCTGGTGATCTGTTTTCTGATGGTCATGGGCATCATAAGGATTGGGACCCATCTCTTCGGGATTACCGAAGATCCGATGTTCGGTAAATTTTCACCCCTGGTGCCGATTATGATTCCTCTGGCATTCACCGGAGAACTTGTTTACCGAATGGGTTATTTTGCCCATGGAATCGGCAATTTTATACCAACTATCGGTCGCCAGATCGGCCTGGATATTTTTGTGAAACTCGCCTTTGTGATCCCGGATTTTCCTGTGCAGATTCTTTCCGCTTTTTTCATGCTCAACGGTGCCCTTGCCGGATGTTATATTTTCTGGAGATTCTGCCTTGAGGATTTCGAGGGGCTTATTCCTTTCCGGAATTTTATCGGGATAAATCTGCTGATTGTTCTGTTATTGCTTTTTTATCTGGGAGTGATTTTCTAG
- the mgtE gene encoding magnesium transporter yields the protein MKRAAPRELIGNEGKVILDTVRRLNRRSAVVHLLKLVNKTHPADMAWVFRHLNPEERKNVFSIIVQTDKAADFLSELDQAVMLEVVENLKPKFMESVIREMASDDAADILEALPDEIANEIRRLMGKDDRDEVDDLLQYHSETAGGLMSPDFMALDGELSVGDAIQKIQERSEEKEMSFYLYIIHSDDQLVGVLSLRELLMHPSYRLLKNIMNPKVIAVSIDTDQEEVAHIVSQYNFLAVPVVDSNFKLMGIVTVDDIIDVIREEATEDFLQMAGAGKDREILLKSTIDNAMTRAPWLFASWIGGVIAAFIITYFESELRQVIALAAFIPIVMGMGGNIATQSSTIVVRGIATGRVNMEALSKIIFKELRVGIILGSVYGLFLGVLAHFGYPEQANFGLVIGISILFAMALAATIGTSVPLILRRLDIDAAVATGPFVTTAIDILGVMGYFLIAKLLLDI from the coding sequence ATGAAAAGAGCAGCTCCAAGGGAACTCATAGGAAATGAAGGGAAGGTGATTCTTGATACTGTTCGCCGCCTCAACCGGCGCAGCGCGGTCGTTCATCTCCTTAAACTTGTTAATAAAACTCATCCGGCTGACATGGCTTGGGTCTTCAGGCATCTGAATCCGGAAGAAAGAAAAAATGTTTTCAGCATTATTGTGCAAACGGATAAGGCGGCTGATTTTTTAAGTGAACTTGATCAGGCTGTTATGCTTGAGGTCGTTGAAAATCTTAAGCCGAAATTCATGGAGTCGGTTATTCGCGAAATGGCTTCGGATGATGCTGCTGACATCCTTGAGGCCTTGCCTGATGAAATTGCCAATGAGATCCGTCGACTCATGGGGAAGGATGATCGGGACGAGGTTGATGATCTCCTCCAGTATCATTCCGAGACCGCCGGTGGTCTCATGTCACCTGATTTCATGGCACTTGATGGGGAATTAAGCGTCGGCGATGCCATCCAGAAAATACAGGAGCGGAGTGAAGAAAAAGAGATGTCTTTTTATCTTTACATTATCCACTCTGATGACCAGCTGGTAGGAGTTTTGTCCCTGCGGGAATTACTCATGCACCCGTCGTATCGGCTGCTCAAGAATATCATGAATCCCAAAGTTATTGCGGTATCAATCGATACAGACCAGGAAGAGGTCGCCCATATCGTCTCGCAATATAATTTTCTCGCAGTGCCCGTTGTTGACAGTAATTTCAAACTCATGGGGATTGTAACGGTTGACGATATTATTGATGTTATCCGGGAAGAGGCAACCGAGGATTTCCTCCAGATGGCCGGTGCCGGTAAGGACCGTGAGATTTTGTTGAAATCTACCATCGATAATGCCATGACTCGTGCTCCCTGGTTGTTTGCCAGTTGGATCGGCGGTGTGATCGCGGCTTTTATTATTACCTACTTTGAAAGTGAATTGCGTCAGGTCATAGCCTTGGCCGCATTCATACCCATTGTTATGGGTATGGGAGGAAATATCGCCACACAGTCCAGCACTATTGTTGTCCGCGGTATCGCTACCGGCAGGGTCAACATGGAAGCGCTGTCCAAAATTATTTTTAAGGAATTACGCGTCGGAATCATTCTGGGAAGTGTTTACGGTTTGTTTCTTGGAGTGCTTGCCCATTTCGGCTATCCGGAACAGGCGAATTTCGGTCTGGTAATCGGTATATCAATTCTTTTTGCCATGGCACTTGCCGCTACTATCGGTACCTCTGTGCCGCTTATTCTGCGTCGATTGGACATCGACGCTGCGGTTGCAACCGGACCTTTTGTTACAACTGCTATCGATATCCTTGGAGTTATGGGATATTTTCTCATTGCTAAACTTTTACTTGATATCTGA
- a CDS encoding response regulator yields MIKKILIVDDSPIARQILKKCLPDDRDFALFEAGDGKVGVEKYLEVNPDVTFMDLTMPVMDGVEALAKIKEINPRALVIVSTADIQSKTIGEVAKLGALTVLKKPPSKETVQKALKKAEEQLQ; encoded by the coding sequence ATGATTAAAAAAATACTTATTGTCGATGATTCGCCTATTGCTCGACAAATTTTAAAAAAATGCCTGCCTGATGACAGAGATTTTGCTCTATTTGAAGCCGGAGACGGGAAAGTCGGGGTTGAAAAGTATCTGGAAGTTAATCCTGATGTGACCTTTATGGATTTGACCATGCCGGTTATGGATGGTGTGGAGGCTCTTGCAAAGATTAAAGAGATAAATCCAAGGGCACTGGTTATTGTCTCTACCGCTGACATACAATCAAAAACAATTGGCGAGGTGGCTAAACTTGGGGCTTTAACGGTTCTTAAAAAACCTCCGTCTAAAGAAACTGTACAAAAAGCGTTAAAAAAAGCTGAAGAGCAACTTCAATAA
- a CDS encoding chemotaxis protein CheC, with translation MLNNNDIEILQEVMNIAFGKASADLAEVIDIRVFLNVPYVELLNAADLPRRIVEEVKMYKDIRIVEQNYWGKFKGSALLIFPAESGKGLISLFEDDFDENMNVDRLVFEKETLLEVGNILIGACVGKIAELLDDVVSYSPPNVTVQRISKQPILERLADPEKHAIFMKTVFQFEDKDVSGALFLISGQDSLTWLKTALNNFMAKFG, from the coding sequence ATGTTGAATAATAATGATATTGAAATTCTTCAGGAAGTAATGAATATCGCTTTTGGTAAGGCGTCCGCCGATCTGGCTGAAGTAATCGATATCAGGGTGTTTTTAAATGTGCCGTATGTGGAACTGCTTAATGCGGCGGATTTGCCTCGACGCATCGTTGAAGAAGTGAAAATGTATAAGGACATCCGTATAGTGGAGCAGAATTACTGGGGAAAATTCAAAGGATCGGCGCTGCTGATTTTTCCGGCTGAATCAGGCAAGGGACTGATTTCTTTGTTTGAGGATGATTTTGATGAAAATATGAACGTCGACAGACTGGTTTTTGAGAAAGAGACCCTTCTTGAGGTGGGCAATATTTTAATCGGTGCCTGCGTCGGAAAAATTGCCGAACTTCTAGACGACGTGGTTTCTTATTCTCCTCCGAATGTGACGGTTCAAAGAATTTCAAAACAGCCGATCCTGGAGCGTCTCGCTGATCCGGAAAAGCACGCGATTTTCATGAAAACTGTTTTTCAGTTTGAAGATAAGGATGTCAGCGGCGCCTTGTTCTTGATTTCCGGTCAGGATTCCCTGACCTGGTTGAAAACGGCCTTGAATAACTTTATGGCCAAATTCGGATAA
- a CDS encoding trypsin-like peptidase domain-containing protein, protein MNYHADRQPPVIKRKIPPLLVLVLVLAGFWWFFIAPDKRLDPDAVPRPVTARGDLALDEQNTIDIFRATSGAVVYITSIEYRRSLFSLNVYEIPQGTGSGFVWDKDGRIVTNYHVIGDANRVEVTLADHSTWKGTLVGVSPDKDLAVLQISAPADQLKPIPVGEAYNLQVGQKVFAIGNPFGLDQTITAGIVSALGREIKAVTGRTIQGVIQTDAAINPGNSGGPLLDSAGRLIGVNTAIYSPSGGSAGIGFAVPVDVVNRVVPEIIKYGQVIRPGIGVTTIADDRIIKRLGIDGVLVINVQPGSTAEASGIRGTRKVGGEIVLGDIIQEIGGRKISTYDDLRNALDRYHVGDEIILGILRDEKKIEVKVALERVG, encoded by the coding sequence ATGAATTATCATGCCGATAGGCAACCTCCTGTAATAAAAAGAAAAATTCCGCCTCTGCTGGTCCTTGTCCTGGTGCTTGCCGGGTTCTGGTGGTTTTTTATCGCTCCCGACAAAAGGCTTGACCCTGACGCGGTGCCAAGACCGGTTACCGCCCGCGGCGACCTTGCCCTTGATGAACAGAACACCATTGATATATTTCGGGCGACTTCCGGAGCGGTTGTATACATTACAAGTATTGAATACCGTCGCAGCCTGTTCAGTCTCAATGTTTATGAAATACCTCAGGGCACCGGTTCTGGGTTTGTCTGGGATAAAGACGGCCGCATAGTCACTAATTATCATGTTATCGGCGATGCAAACAGGGTTGAAGTGACTTTAGCGGATCATTCGACCTGGAAGGGGACGCTGGTGGGGGTATCGCCGGATAAGGATTTGGCCGTGTTGCAGATATCAGCCCCTGCCGATCAGTTGAAGCCGATACCGGTTGGCGAAGCATATAATCTTCAGGTCGGCCAGAAAGTTTTTGCCATCGGCAACCCCTTCGGTCTGGACCAGACGATAACCGCAGGCATAGTCAGTGCTCTGGGTCGGGAGATCAAGGCGGTAACCGGCAGAACGATCCAGGGGGTAATCCAGACTGATGCGGCGATTAATCCGGGTAATTCAGGGGGACCTCTGCTTGACAGCGCCGGAAGATTAATCGGTGTGAACACCGCCATTTACAGTCCGTCCGGCGGCAGTGCCGGCATCGGATTTGCGGTGCCCGTGGATGTTGTTAATCGCGTTGTTCCGGAAATAATCAAATACGGGCAGGTCATTCGTCCGGGTATTGGGGTGACGACAATAGCCGATGACAGGATTATCAAACGTCTTGGTATTGACGGTGTCCTGGTAATCAATGTTCAGCCGGGAAGTACTGCGGAAGCATCCGGGATAAGAGGCACCAGGAAAGTCGGTGGCGAGATAGTTCTGGGGGATATCATTCAGGAGATTGGTGGCAGGAAGATCAGTACATATGATGACCTGCGAAATGCCCTTGACCGTTATCATGTCGGCGATGAGATCATTCTTGGTATCTTACGTGATGAAAAGAAAATAGAAGTCAAGGTAGCGCTCGAAAGGGTGGGATAA
- a CDS encoding PIG-L family deacetylase → MKETPTHLTDIQKWSNYVRIYTEAILGSSASGNRPEHKEGRNRNIAAATQKTAKNILIFSPHPDDETLTGSLALRLMHEGGHRIINISMTYGSNPARRKIRQQEQKSACEVLGFECVPVIEPDAFDRLNLKNEDHGGSPWEEKRQTLVEILKGYAPELVIFPHNQDKHKTHIATNQLVRDALMAHTASGKQILVVETEFWHPLYEPNLLVEAAPENVARMCAALACHETEMQRHPFHLFLPARLLDNTRRCSEFFSGFGADLPEILFSEVYRLRRIVNGSIEDTTRKMVVSAGTPINIKAFHDLF, encoded by the coding sequence ATGAAAGAGACCCCGACTCATTTGACTGATATCCAAAAGTGGTCGAATTATGTCAGAATTTATACCGAGGCGATTCTTGGTAGTTCTGCATCAGGAAACAGGCCGGAGCATAAAGAAGGCCGCAACCGCAATATTGCCGCCGCCACGCAGAAAACGGCCAAGAATATCCTGATCTTTTCACCACACCCGGATGATGAAACCCTCACCGGTTCCCTTGCTTTACGTCTCATGCATGAAGGAGGTCATCGAATCATAAATATTTCCATGACCTATGGAAGCAATCCGGCGCGCAGGAAAATCCGTCAACAAGAACAGAAAAGCGCCTGTGAAGTCCTGGGGTTTGAATGTGTGCCGGTTATTGAGCCGGACGCATTTGACCGGCTTAACCTCAAGAACGAAGACCATGGCGGATCACCCTGGGAAGAAAAAAGACAAACCCTTGTGGAAATTCTCAAAGGATATGCGCCTGAGCTGGTGATTTTTCCGCACAATCAGGATAAGCATAAAACCCATATTGCCACCAATCAATTAGTCCGAGATGCGTTAATGGCACATACCGCTTCAGGGAAACAGATCTTGGTGGTTGAAACAGAATTCTGGCATCCCCTGTATGAACCCAATCTGCTTGTGGAAGCTGCTCCTGAAAATGTTGCCCGGATGTGCGCGGCTCTTGCCTGTCATGAAACGGAAATGCAACGACACCCTTTTCATCTTTTTCTGCCGGCAAGACTTCTGGACAACACCAGGCGATGTTCGGAGTTTTTCAGTGGTTTCGGCGCGGATCTTCCGGAGATACTTTTCAGCGAAGTCTACAGATTAAGACGTATTGTCAACGGTTCCATAGAAGATACCACAAGGAAAATGGTGGTGTCTGCCGGAACCCCCATAAATATAAAGGCGTTTCACGATCTTTTTTAG